A region from the Brassica napus cultivar Da-Ae chromosome C8, Da-Ae, whole genome shotgun sequence genome encodes:
- the LOC125591636 gene encoding probable purine permease 11, which translates to METLVQTAAFPIIYIQLLLLPSSSESSSCSLKTMVLIYVLLGVIVAGDNMLYSVGLLYLSASTYSLICATQLAFSAVFSYFINAQKFTSLILNSVVLLSFSATLIALNDNADAPSGVSRSKYIVGFVCTLAASALYSLLLSLMQFSFEKVLQKETFSVVLEMQIYTSLVATCVSVIGLFASGEWRTLHGEMDGYHKGQASYVLTLVGTAVTWQVCSVGVVGLIFLVSSLFSNVISTLSLAVTPLAALAVFRDKMSGIKVLAMLIALWGFASYVQQNHLDDLKLRRARKQAHASRVDPPC; encoded by the coding sequence ATGGAAACTCTTGTTCAAACCGCTGCTTTTCCAATCATCTATATCCAGCTTttgcttcttccttcttcttcagagTCTTCTTCTTGTTCACTCAAAACCATGGTCTTGATTTACGTTCTGCTTGGTGTCATCGTCGCTGGAGACAACATGTTGTACTCTGTTGGACTTCTCTACCTCTCTGCATCGACTTATTCGCTCATTTGCGCTACTCAGTTAGCGTTTAGTGCGGTCTTCTCTTATTTCATCAATGCTCAGAAGTTCACTTCTTTGATTCTCAATTCAGtggttcttctctctttctctgctACGTTGATTGCCCTCAACGATAATGCAGACGCTCCGTCTGGTGTCTCCAGGTCGAAGTATATCGTTGGGTTTGTGTGTACACTCGCTGCATCAGCTCTCTACTCTCTACTCCTCTCCCTTATGCAGTTCTCATTCGAGAAGGTTCTGCAGAAGGAGACTTTCTCAGTAGTTCTCGAGATGCAAATCTACACTTCTTTAGTGGCGACTTGTGTCTCTGTTATCGGGCTTTTCGCAAGCGGGGAATGGAGAACGCTGCATGGAGAAATGGATGGGTATCATAAAGGTCAAGCTTCTTATGTACTGACTCTGGTCGGGACAGCGGTTACGTGGCAAGTGTGTTCTGTAGGAGTGGTGGGTTTGATATTTCTGGTGTCGTCGCTCTTCTCAAACGTTATTAGTACGCTTTCTCTAGCTGTGACTCCACTTGCTGCTTTGGCTGTGTTCCGTGATAAGATGAGCGGCATTAAGGTTTTGGCAATGCTGATCGCTCTATGGGGTTTCGCTTCTTATGTTCAACAGAATCATCTTGATGACTTGAAATTAAGACGAGCGCGAAAACAAGCGCATGCCAGTCGGGTTGATCCGCCTTGTTAA
- the LOC106404364 gene encoding uncharacterized protein LOC106404364, translating to MKVDKKNRRSVLHVELKEIVSENQSNEMFSMNEENLRIARANDGMVGVGKLEIIPQIQEDEFEHEKISEEGDEMDDREELPAVTAVESHVVNSEWDDGIDMSLHQEFATREEVRDLVDKGVHSNFFEVDIKKSNPLVYILKCRGAGCRWYLRAAKLKNCTFFSIRTYRKMHTCFRGDASVMKKKKRGTPSLFASVVHSDYPDKYKTPDPKTLIDLVHNRLGVKVSYSTALRGKNKALSDLRGNQEESFARLPSYLYMLQRMNHDTITRLEVDEKNQFKYMFFALGACIEGFKAMRQVIIMDGTHLKGVYKGVLLIATAQDPDHHHYPLAFAVVDGEKNASWEWFLTILKTMIPNDPQLVFCTDRNQSIIKKVHEVYPLAICGNCNYHLSNNVSGACSNVNKKGVAKKFRNIDGIYSEVEFRKCYNDFRKMYPQAAEYIDDSVHETKWARCEFSGERYNIDTTNTVESINGVLKEPRKYALFPMLDVIVEKITEWFNKYHLLSLRVPERQVLIPHVHGILHHIYPTAKKLKVTELNTFEGHYNVLSEDGHGYLVDLSNRTCYCRYFDIDRYPCVHALAAIMARGEMAEHYCSKYYWMEQ from the coding sequence ATGAAGGTAGATAAGAAAAACCGACGTAGTGTCTTGCATGTGGAGCTTAAGGAAATCGTCTCAGAAAATCAGAGTAACGAGATGTTTTCTATGAATGAGGAAAATCTGAGAATTGCCAGAGCTAATGATGGCATGGTTGGAGTTGGAAAGTTGGAAATTATTCCTCAAATTCAGGAGGATGAGTTTGAGCATGAGAAAATCAGTGAAGAGGGTGATGAAATGGATGATAGGGAGGAGTTGCCGGCTGTTACAGCAGTTGAATCTCATGTTGTCAATTCAGAGTGGGATGATGGCATTGATATGAGTTTGCATCAAGAATTTGCGACTAGAGAAGAAGTGAGGGATTTAGTGGACAAAGGTGTGCATTCCAATTTTTTTGAGGTTGATATAAAGAAGTCGAATCCTCTGGTTTACATATTGAAATGTCGTGGGGCTGGATGCAGATGGTATTTACGAGCTGCAAAGCTGAAGAACTGTACTTTTTTCTCTATCAGAACGTATAGAAAGATGCATACGTGCTTTCGTGGAGATGCAAGtgtcatgaagaagaagaaaagaggcaCACCAAGCTTGTTCGCATCAGTGGTGCACTCTGATTATCCCGACAAATACAAGACTCCGGATCCAAAGACTCTCATAGATTTGGTGCATAACAGACTGGGTGTTAAGGTTTCTTATTCTACGGCTTTGAGAGGGAAAAATAAAGCTTTGAGTGATTTGCGTGGTAACCAGGAGGAGAGTTTTGCTAGGCTGCCATCTTACTTGTACATGTTACAAAGGATGAATCATGATACCATTACACGATTAGAAGTGGATGAGAAGAACCAGTTTAAGTATATGTTCTTTGCGCTCGGAGCTTGTATCGAAGGGTTCAAGGCGATGAGGCAAGTGATAATaatggatggaactcacctgaAGGGTGTATACAAAGGAGTGCTTCTCATTGCCACTGCTCAGGATccagatcatcatcattatccccTTGCTTTTGCGGTAGTAGATGGTGAGAAAAATGCAAGCTGGGAGTGGTTTCTGACTATATTAAAAACTATGATACCAAATGATCCTCAGCTTGTATTTTGTACTGATAGAAACCAAAGCATCATCAAGAAAGTACACGAGGTTTACCCATTGGCGATCTGTGGAAATTGCAATTATCACTTGTCTAATAATGTCAGCGGAGCTTGCAGCAATGTTAACAAGAAAGGGGTTGccaaaaaatttagaaatattgaTGGTATTTACAGTGAGGTGGAGTTCAGAAAATGCTACAACGATTTCAGGAAAATGTATCCTCAAGCGGCCGAGTATATAGATGACAGTGTTCATGAGACCAAATGGGCAAGATGTGAATTTTCGGGAGAAAGGTACAACATAGACACAACCAACACTGTTGAATCTATCAATGgtgttttgaaggaaccaagGAAATATGCGTTGTTTCCAATGCTTGATGTGATCGTGGAAAAGATAACAGAATGGTTCAACAAATACCATCTATTATCTCTACGCGTACCAGAGAGGCAGGTACTAATCCCACATGTGCATGGGATATTGCATCACATATATCCTACGGCTAAAAAGCTCAAGGTGACCGAGCTAAATACATTTGAAGGTCACTACAATGTGCTTAGCGAGGATGGTCATGGTTATTTGGTTGATTTGAGCAATAGAACATGCTATTGTAGGTATTTTGATATTGATCGGTATCCTTGTGTGCATGCACTTGCTGCCATCATGGCACGTGGAGAAATGGCTGAACATTATTGTTCTAAGTATTACTGGATGGAACAGTGA
- the LOC106436300 gene encoding high mobility group nucleosome-binding domain-containing protein 5-like produces the protein MDVRTQEQQEQARGEAGGEAGGEAGGEAGGEAGGEAGRESLRELELKLNKRMDDGFALRDETIRLLAVRVKELEQDKIQRESWSFQFGEAETGYASGGRRRDKDGDEEAEMHGDKEGDEEAEKHGDKEGDEEAEKHGLDDYEADKEGEDNGDKDGDEAEAEKDGDEAEAEKDGEKQIEAEAEKLMQDTDERFDDDGDEQSTLQIMAGTAERFEKAATEKTAADKTNEVLDDDDALEKEVEVGVDDSLEEAASVGVDEMPKRVPKRSHLLRSPFTPN, from the exons ATGGATGTGAGAACCCAAGAGCAACAAGAGCAAGCAAGAGGCGAGGCAGGAGGCGAGGCAGGGGGCGAGGCAGGAGGCGAGGCAGGAGGCGAGGCAGGGGGCGAGGCAGGTCGTGAGAGTTTAAGAGAATTAGAGTTGAAGTTGAACAAAAGAATGGACGATGGATTTGCATTGAGAGACGAAACAATTCGTCTTCTAGCAGTAAGAGTAAAGGAGTTGGAACAAGACAAGATTCAGAGAGAAAGTTGGTCATTCCAGTTTGGTGAAGCTGAAACCGGATATGCttcaggaggaagaagaagagataaggATGGTGATGAAGAGGCTGAGATGCATGGTGATAAGGAGGGTGATGAAGAGGCTGAGAAGCATGGTGATAAGGAGGGTGATGAAGAGGCTGAGAAGCATGGCTTGGATGATTATGAGGCTGATAAGGAGGGCGAGGACAATGGTGACAAGGATGGTGATGAGGCAGAGGCTGAGAAGGATGGTGATGAGGCTGAGGCTGAGAAGGATGGTGAGAAACAGATCGAGGCTGAGGCTGAGAAgttgatgcaag ATACTGACGAGAGATTtgatgatgatggagatgaGCAATCTACACTTCAAATTATGGCAGGCACTGCAGAGAGATTTGAGAAGGCTGCTACGGAAAAAACTGCTGCGGACAAGACAAATGAGGTtttagatgatgatgatgctttggagaaggaAGTTGAGGTTGGAGTTGATGATTCTTTAGAGGAGGCAGCTTCGGTTGGAGTTGATGAGATGCCAAAGAGGGTGCCCAAGCGTTCTCATTTGTTGAGGTCTCCTTTTACGCCAAACTGA
- the LOC125591831 gene encoding uncharacterized protein LOC125591831 — MFEKRLLTPKETILKAITEEKEWIRAQPCPSPKPMIPVIRVEPNPNTAGLMSIYTDAAWNPSTGEARLGWIIDDRISKTQHSASLTSVSSPLMAETLAVITAINFALSHGLDAVSILSDSQILMNTIKKRENKLEIFGVLRDIYSLLPSFKSISFSFINRTANVWADNVAKQALWALNNV, encoded by the coding sequence ATGTTTGAAAAACGACTCCTAACTCCCAAAGAGACAATCTTGAAGGCGATTACAGAAGAGAAAGAATGGATAAGGGCGCAACCGTGCCCATCCCCAAAACCGATGATCCCGGTGATCAGAGTCGAACCAAATCCTAATACTGCTGGACTCATGTCTATCTACACCGATGCGGCATGGAATCCATCAACGGGTGAAGCAAGGCTTGGTTGGATCATTGATGATCGGATCTCGAAAACGCAGCACTCAGCGAGCCTGACTTCGGTCTCCTCGCCCCTCATGGCGGAAACCTTGGCGGTAATAACTGCCATAAACTTTGCCCTCTCTCACGGCCTCGATGCAGTCTCAATACTCTCTGACTCTCAAATCCTCATGAATACGATCAAGAAGAGGGAGAACAAGCTTGAGATCTTCGGTGTGCTTCGAGATATCTACTCTCTGCTTCCTTCATTTAAGTCAatctctttttcatttattaatcgtACGGCTAATGTTTGGGCCGATAATGTTGCTAAACAAGCCCTATGGGCTCTAAACAAtgtttaa